The sequence below is a genomic window from Candidatus Deferrimicrobium sp..
TCTCGTAAGTCGGCCCAGGTAAACCTCCGCCATGCCGCCCGAGGCGATCCTTCCCAGGACGCGGTATTTCCCGAACCTGTCCGGAATCAATTCCTTGGCCTGCCGTTGTCGATCCCCGGCGTCGTAGACGCCGTCTTTCCCTTCGCCGGCGGCCGGTCGGGAAACTCAAACTCGAACACGGTTCCCCGCGTCGAGTTGTCCCTCATCCGCACGGTGCCACCGTGGTCGTTCGCGATTGCGCTCACGATGGCGAGCCCCAATCCCGTCCCACCTTCCCGACGCGAAAAATACGGCTCGAAAAGACGGTCCCGGTCCCCGGGCGGGATCCCCGGCCCATCGTCCGCAACGTCGATACGCGCCTTCCCCGCCGCCTCGTCGTGAGCGACCGTGACCGTGACGCTTCCATGCTCCCCGAGGGCGGCCACGGCGTTGTCGAGCAGGTTGGTGACGGCGCGACGGATCTGGAGCGAGTCGAACCAGACGCGCGGCGGGCCTTCCTGGCGGAACTCCCAGCGGATCCCCGGATGGGATGTCCGGTAGGTGTCCACGACGGTGCGAATCTCCAATGGGAGATCCCTCTCCTCAAGGCGGGGGACCGGCATCCGTGCGAAGCGCGTGAACTCATCGACGAGGTGCTTCAGCGTGTTCACCTCGGATAGGATCGCCTGCGTGCACTCGGCGAACACGGGGTCTTCCGCGTGCGCCGCGGCGTATTTCCGCTGCATCCTCTCGGTGGAGAGCTGGATCGGCGTCAGGGGATTGCGAATATCGTGCGCGATCCTCCGGGCCACCTCGCGCCATGCGAGGACGCGTTGGAGGCGCATCGTCTGGGAGAGGTCGTCGAACGCGGCAACCAATCCCATGTACTCGCCCGCGTCGTCGTGCAACGACGTAAGGCTGACCCGGAACGCCATCCGCTTCTCCCCCACGACGAGCTCCACCTGGCGCTCGACCCGTCCCCCGGCGGCCTCGCCTGCCTCCCGGTAGAGGCTCCGGATCGCCTCATAATGCTCCTCCCGAAGCACTTCGCGGTACATCCGTCCCACGGCGCCGATCGTGGGGATCCGGAGGAGACGTTCCGCCACCTTGTTGATCATCGCGATCCGGCCGTGGCGGTCAATGACGATGACCCCCGTCGAGATGCTGTGAAGGATCGTTTCGATGAACTGCGTCCTGCGGCGCAGCTCGTCGTACGTTCGGGTGAGGGAGGCGTTCGTTTCCTCCAGGTTCCCCTTCATCGCCTTCAGGTCCGCCGTCATCCGGTTAAACGAGGCGACGAGCGTGCCGAGCTCGTCGCTGGATTGGTAGTCCAGCGAAACGTCGAGGTTCCCCCGGGCCACCTCTTCGGTCCCCTCGGCCATCAACTGCACCGGCACGGTGATCTGCCGCGCGAGATATAT
It includes:
- a CDS encoding sensor histidine kinase, whose protein sequence is MTSPPVGNVAPSPGAEPAKRRRERWAIGIVAVLVAVLTYFEAHLAALGGAVALSSNIVIFALINLNVIFVVLLIFLVTRNVFKIILDRRRNILGAKLRSRLVLIFICFSLIPTMLLFIAATNITTTSIKSWIGGRVGQALTGAIEIARERLEEGARSLAPAAESAAAGLSGMFDPASFPKVLESARSLAPAGTALLFFEKGAEVARDGEVPPAVRAEVLTRIKAVKGNGGGKGTLIGDEFAAAWSRTPGGVIVVAVRPLPPAEAARIREITKAYDEYHQVRLLDDPIRASYVGILILITLLIVFAASWMGIYLARQITVPVQLMAEGTEEVARGNLDVSLDYQSSDELGTLVASFNRMTADLKAMKGNLEETNASLTRTYDELRRRTQFIETILHSISTGVIVIDRHGRIAMINKVAERLLRIPTIGAVGRMYREVLREEHYEAIRSLYREAGEAAGGRVERQVELVVGEKRMAFRVSLTSLHDDAGEYMGLVAAFDDLSQTMRLQRVLAWREVARRIAHDIRNPLTPIQLSTERMQRKYAAAHAEDPVFAECTQAILSEVNTLKHLVDEFTRFARMPVPRLEERDLPLEIRTVVDTYRTSHPGIRWEFRQEGPPRVWFDSLQIRRAVTNLLDNAVAALGEHGSVTVTVAHDEAAGKARIDVADDGPGIPPGDRDRLFEPYFSRREGGTGLGLAIVSAIANDHGGTVRMRDNSTRGTVFEFEFPDRPPAKGKTASTTPGIDNGRPRN